In Bufo gargarizans isolate SCDJY-AF-19 chromosome 6, ASM1485885v1, whole genome shotgun sequence, a single genomic region encodes these proteins:
- the WNT9B gene encoding protein Wnt-9b isoform X1, whose amino-acid sequence MPAGLHLFLAALPLLTLLGQPVDSYFGLTSKESLSQYTSPSSVIGSNHNRPHLKQCDLLPLTRRQKRLCRKEPGLAEALKEAVRLGIVECQYQLRSERWNCSLQGRGSLLKRGFKETALLYAVSSAALTHSLAKACSGGKMERCTCDDSPGLESQRAWQWGVCGDNLRHSTRFLQNFLGQRKGGRDMRAKVDLHNTNAGIKAVKSGLKTTCKCHGVSGSCAVRTCWKQLSPFHETGALLKAKYDNAVKVLGATNEAVGGHESLGHSFGRSPRSTDLVYLEDSPSFCRASRFSPGTAGRVCSRETTCDSLCCGRGYNTQSRMVTFSCHCQVHWCCHVECQKCVQQQDTYTCKQ is encoded by the exons ATGCCAGCCGGCCTCCACCTGTTCCTGGCCGCCCTGCCTCTGCTCACCCTTCTAGGACAGCCTGTGGACTCCTATTTTGG GCTAACTAGCAAGGAGTCACTCTCACAGTACACTTCACCGTCATCTGTAATTGGCAGCAACCACAATCGACCCCACCTCAAACAGTGTGATCTGCTGCCCCTTACACGGAGGCAGAAGAGATTGTGTCGAAAAGAACCAGGTTTGGCAGAAGCACTGAAGGAAGCAGTTCGATTGGGTATTGTGGAATGCCAATACCAACTACGCAGTGAACGCTGGAACTGCAGTCTACAAGGCAGGGGGAGTCTCTTaaaaagag GATTTAAAGAGACAGCCTTACTATATGCAGTGTCTTCTGCTGCTTTGACTCATTCGCTAGCTAAGGCTTGCAGTGGAGGTAAAATGGAACGTTGCACATGTGATGATTCTCCAGGGCTAGAGAGCCAGAGAGCATGgcagtggggggtctgtggagatAATCTACGTCATAGCACTCGCTTTCTTCAGAACTTCTTGGGCCaaagaaaaggaggaagagaCATGAGAGCCAAGGTGGATCTGCACAACACCAATGCTGGAATAAAG GCTGTAAAGAGTGGGCTAAAGACGACATGTAAATGCCATGGAGTATCCGGTTCATGTGCTGTTCGCACCTGTTGGAAACAACTCTCCCCTTTCCACGAAACAGGAGCTTTGCTCAAAGCAAAGTACGACAACGCGGTGAAAGTTCTGGGAGCCACTAATGAGGCAGTGGGAGGTCATGAGTCTTTAGGACACTCCTTTGGCCGTTCTCCACGATCCACTGATCTAGTCTACTTAGAGGATTCTCCCAGTTTCTGTCGTGCCAGTCGCTTTTCACCTGGTACTGCCGGGAGAGTGTGTTCTCGGGAGACCACCTGTGACAGTCTGTGCTGTGGAAGAGGGTACAACACGCAGAGTCGTATGGTCACCTTCTCCTGCCACTGCCAAGTGCATTGGTGTTGCCACGTGGAGTGTCAGAAGTGTGTACAGCAACAAGACACCTATACCTGCAAACAGTGA
- the WNT9B gene encoding protein Wnt-9b isoform X2: MLTSKESLSQYTSPSSVIGSNHNRPHLKQCDLLPLTRRQKRLCRKEPGLAEALKEAVRLGIVECQYQLRSERWNCSLQGRGSLLKRGFKETALLYAVSSAALTHSLAKACSGGKMERCTCDDSPGLESQRAWQWGVCGDNLRHSTRFLQNFLGQRKGGRDMRAKVDLHNTNAGIKAVKSGLKTTCKCHGVSGSCAVRTCWKQLSPFHETGALLKAKYDNAVKVLGATNEAVGGHESLGHSFGRSPRSTDLVYLEDSPSFCRASRFSPGTAGRVCSRETTCDSLCCGRGYNTQSRMVTFSCHCQVHWCCHVECQKCVQQQDTYTCKQ; the protein is encoded by the exons AT GCTAACTAGCAAGGAGTCACTCTCACAGTACACTTCACCGTCATCTGTAATTGGCAGCAACCACAATCGACCCCACCTCAAACAGTGTGATCTGCTGCCCCTTACACGGAGGCAGAAGAGATTGTGTCGAAAAGAACCAGGTTTGGCAGAAGCACTGAAGGAAGCAGTTCGATTGGGTATTGTGGAATGCCAATACCAACTACGCAGTGAACGCTGGAACTGCAGTCTACAAGGCAGGGGGAGTCTCTTaaaaagag GATTTAAAGAGACAGCCTTACTATATGCAGTGTCTTCTGCTGCTTTGACTCATTCGCTAGCTAAGGCTTGCAGTGGAGGTAAAATGGAACGTTGCACATGTGATGATTCTCCAGGGCTAGAGAGCCAGAGAGCATGgcagtggggggtctgtggagatAATCTACGTCATAGCACTCGCTTTCTTCAGAACTTCTTGGGCCaaagaaaaggaggaagagaCATGAGAGCCAAGGTGGATCTGCACAACACCAATGCTGGAATAAAG GCTGTAAAGAGTGGGCTAAAGACGACATGTAAATGCCATGGAGTATCCGGTTCATGTGCTGTTCGCACCTGTTGGAAACAACTCTCCCCTTTCCACGAAACAGGAGCTTTGCTCAAAGCAAAGTACGACAACGCGGTGAAAGTTCTGGGAGCCACTAATGAGGCAGTGGGAGGTCATGAGTCTTTAGGACACTCCTTTGGCCGTTCTCCACGATCCACTGATCTAGTCTACTTAGAGGATTCTCCCAGTTTCTGTCGTGCCAGTCGCTTTTCACCTGGTACTGCCGGGAGAGTGTGTTCTCGGGAGACCACCTGTGACAGTCTGTGCTGTGGAAGAGGGTACAACACGCAGAGTCGTATGGTCACCTTCTCCTGCCACTGCCAAGTGCATTGGTGTTGCCACGTGGAGTGTCAGAAGTGTGTACAGCAACAAGACACCTATACCTGCAAACAGTGA